The DNA sequence CGGATCGGCCGTCACATCCGCGATGGTCCCGAAGTTGAGGTTCACGCCGGCCTGCTTCAGCAGCGCGGCGCGGGCGGCGAACGCCTGCTGCGTGGCGGCGGGCGGCTGCGACCGCAGCGTCTCGGCGCCGGGCTGAGCGTCCCACGGCAGCCGGGTGACGTCGCCGCCCTCCTCGTCGATCCCGACGAGCGGCGGCAGGCCGGGATCCGAGGCGCGGGTGGCCGCGGTCTCCGCCGCCAGGGCCGGCGGGGTGGCCGGGATGTTGTCGGGCATCAGGATCACGCCGCCCAGCCCGTAGCGGTCGACGAACCCGCGCAGCGCAGCCGGGTCGGTGCCGGGTGCGTGCAGCATGAAGAGGCTCGCCACCTTCTGGCGGAGGGTCAGGTTCTGCAGCCGCTCCTCCGCGTACCCCACGACGGGATCCGGGGTGGCGGCGGCGCGCGGCGCTCCGGAGGCCCCGGCCGGCGAGCTGGGCGCAGTCTCCGCAGGGTGCGCCGAACCGCCGGCCGCGCACCCGCCCAGCGTCGTCGCGAGCACCAGGAGGGCGGCGGCCGTCATCCCTCGGGCGCGGCGCATCCCCTGATGGTAACCCTCAGCCCTTGACGGCCCCTCCGAGCCCGGCCGAGCGCAGGAACAGCCCCTGGAAGACCAGGAACAGCACGATCGGGATGAGCGTGGAGATCGCCAGCGCCGCCAGGTACACGTCCAGCTCGATCGCCGCCTGCAGGGTGGGCAGCCGCACCGACAGCGGCTGGATGCCCGGGTCGCGCAGCACGAGCAGCGGCCAGAGGTAGTCCTTCCAGGCCGCGATGATCGCGAACACCGACACGACGCCGAGGATCGGCTTCGACATCGGCAGCACGATCGACCAGAACAGCCGGAACGGCCCGGCGCCGTCCGTCCTCGCCGCCTCGAACACCTCGCGCGGCAGGTTGTCGAAGAAGCGCTTCACCAGCACCAGGTTGAACGCGCTGGCGCCCGCCGGCAGCCAGACCGCCCAGAAGGTGTTGATCAGCGACTGGCCGAGCAGCGGCGGGTTCAGGATGGTGAGGTACAGCGGAACGAGCAGCACCACCGACGGCACGAACAGCGTGCAGAGGATCAGCCCGTAGAGCACCTTGCCGTACTTCGGCCGCAGCACGCTGAGCGCATAGCCTCCCGTGGTCGCGACGAGCACCTGCATGGCCCAGGAGCCGGCGGCCACCCAGATCGTGTTCACGAACTGCACGTCGATGTGCACCGTCGACCACGCCGTGGACAGGTTGGCCCAGTCGACGCCATGCGGCCAGAGCGCCATCGGCGTGGCCAGGGTGTCCTGGGTCGGGGTGATCGCCGACTTCGCCAGCCAGAGCAGCGGGCCCAGGCCCACGATCAGCAGCACGACGAGCAGCGCGGCGTTGACGATCCGGCTGCTCCAGCGGACGCCCGGCCTGCGGCGGTCGGAGATCGAGAGGATGCCGCGGTCCGCGGAGTCCTCGCTGGGACGGCGGCGCCTGCGGCGGCGTGGCGGCTCGGTGCGAGCGCCCTCCTCGACGACGTCGGTGACGACTTTCCGGACCTCGGGCGGGAGCTGGGTGGAGGTGGTCAATTCTGGCTCCAGGACTTGGTGAGACGGAAGTAGACGAGGGACAGCACGGCCAGGAACGCGGCGAGCATGAGGCTCAGCGCGGTCGCGGCGCCGTAGTCGCCGCCGAGCGAGTTCTGGAACGCGTAGCGGTAGATCAGCAGCAGGATGGTGACCGTGGAGTCCACCGGCCCTCCGCCCGTGAACAGGAACGGCTCCAGGAAGACCTGCGCCGTCCCGATGATCTGCAGGATCAGCGTGATGAGCAGCACGGCGCGCAGCTGCGGCAGGGTGACGTGCCAGATCTTCTTCCAGATCCCGGCGCCG is a window from the Leifsonia shinshuensis genome containing:
- a CDS encoding carbohydrate ABC transporter permease, encoding MTTSTQLPPEVRKVVTDVVEEGARTEPPRRRRRRRPSEDSADRGILSISDRRRPGVRWSSRIVNAALLVVLLIVGLGPLLWLAKSAITPTQDTLATPMALWPHGVDWANLSTAWSTVHIDVQFVNTIWVAAGSWAMQVLVATTGGYALSVLRPKYGKVLYGLILCTLFVPSVVLLVPLYLTILNPPLLGQSLINTFWAVWLPAGASAFNLVLVKRFFDNLPREVFEAARTDGAGPFRLFWSIVLPMSKPILGVVSVFAIIAAWKDYLWPLLVLRDPGIQPLSVRLPTLQAAIELDVYLAALAISTLIPIVLFLVFQGLFLRSAGLGGAVKG